In the genome of Pseudomonas bubulae, one region contains:
- the purH gene encoding bifunctional phosphoribosylaminoimidazolecarboxamide formyltransferase/IMP cyclohydrolase has translation MTDQTTRLPIRRALISVSDKTGILDFARELEALGVEILSTGGTFKLLQDNGVAAVEVADYTGFAEMMDGRVKTLHPKIHGGILGRRGIDDDIMNEHGIKPIDLVAVNLYPFEATISKPGCDLPTAIENIDIGGPTMVRSAAKNHKDVAIVVNASDYANVLENLKAGGLTYAQRFDLMLKAFEHTAAYDGMIANYLGTVNQAAETLSTEDRGLFPRTFNSQFIKAQEMRYGENPHQKAAFYVEAKPTEVSIATATQLQGKELSFNNVADTDAALECVKSFVKPACVIVKHANPCGVAVSPDAEGGIRQAYELAYATDTESAFGGIIAFNRELDAETAKAIVERQFVEVIIAPSVSEEARAIVAAKANVRLLACGQWSEDRAPAWDFKRVNGGLLVQSRDIEMIGSEDLKVVTKRAPSEQEINDLIFAWKVAKYVKSNAIVYAKGRQTIGVGAGQMSRVNSARIAAIKAEHAGLQVQGAVMASDAFFPFRDGIDNAAKAGITAVIQPGGSMRDNEVIAAADEAGIAMVFTGMRHFRH, from the coding sequence ATGACCGATCAGACTACCCGCCTGCCGATCCGCCGCGCTCTAATCAGCGTTTCCGACAAAACCGGAATCCTTGATTTCGCCCGTGAACTGGAAGCCCTCGGCGTCGAGATCCTGTCCACTGGCGGTACCTTCAAGCTGCTGCAAGACAACGGTGTGGCCGCTGTTGAAGTCGCGGACTACACCGGCTTTGCAGAAATGATGGACGGTCGGGTGAAAACCCTGCATCCGAAAATCCACGGCGGCATCCTGGGCCGTCGCGGCATCGACGACGACATCATGAACGAGCACGGCATCAAGCCGATCGACCTGGTCGCGGTCAACCTCTACCCGTTCGAAGCCACCATCTCCAAACCAGGTTGCGACCTGCCGACCGCCATCGAGAACATCGATATCGGTGGCCCGACCATGGTTCGCTCGGCAGCGAAAAACCACAAAGACGTGGCCATCGTGGTCAATGCCAGCGACTACGCCAATGTTCTGGAAAACCTCAAGGCCGGCGGCCTGACCTACGCGCAGCGTTTCGACCTGATGCTCAAGGCCTTCGAACACACTGCCGCCTACGACGGCATGATCGCCAACTACCTGGGCACCGTGAACCAGGCTGCTGAAACACTGAGCACCGAAGACCGCGGCCTGTTCCCGCGCACCTTCAACAGCCAGTTCATCAAGGCCCAGGAAATGCGCTACGGCGAGAACCCGCACCAGAAAGCGGCGTTCTACGTTGAAGCCAAGCCGACCGAAGTCAGCATTGCCACTGCAACCCAGCTGCAAGGCAAGGAACTGTCGTTCAACAACGTGGCCGATACCGATGCCGCGCTGGAATGTGTAAAAAGCTTTGTCAAACCGGCATGCGTCATCGTCAAGCACGCCAACCCGTGCGGCGTTGCCGTCAGCCCGGACGCCGAAGGCGGCATTCGCCAGGCCTACGAGCTGGCATACGCCACGGATACCGAGTCGGCTTTCGGCGGCATTATCGCTTTCAACCGTGAGCTGGACGCCGAAACGGCCAAGGCCATTGTCGAGCGTCAGTTCGTTGAAGTGATCATCGCCCCGTCCGTGAGCGAAGAAGCCCGCGCCATCGTGGCCGCCAAAGCCAACGTGCGCCTGCTGGCCTGCGGCCAGTGGAGCGAAGATCGCGCCCCGGCCTGGGACTTCAAACGCGTTAACGGCGGTTTGCTGGTACAGAGCCGCGACATCGAGATGATCGGCAGCGAAGACCTGAAAGTCGTGACCAAGCGCGCCCCGAGCGAGCAAGAGATCAACGACCTGATCTTTGCCTGGAAAGTGGCCAAGTACGTAAAATCCAACGCCATTGTTTACGCCAAGGGTCGTCAGACCATCGGTGTCGGCGCAGGCCAGATGAGCCGCGTAAACTCGGCCCGTATCGCTGCGATCAAGGCTGAACACGCCGGCCTGCAAGTGCAGGGCGCGGTCATGGCATCGGACGCATTCTTCCCGTTCCGTGACGGCATCGACAACGCAGCCAAAGCCGGCATCACTGCCGTGATCCAGCCAGGCGGCTCGATGCGTGACAACGAAGTGATTGCAGCCGCTGACGAAGCGGGCATTGCCATGGTGTTCACCGGCATGCGCCACTTCCGTCACTAA
- the purD gene encoding phosphoribosylamine--glycine ligase, translating into MNVLIIGSGGREHALAWKVAQDPRVAKVFVAPGNAGTAIEAKCENVAIDVLALEQLADFAEKNVSLTIVGPEVPLVAGVVDLFRSRGLDCFGPTAGAAQLEGSKAFTKDFLARHKIPTADYQNFTEIEPALAYLQKVGAPIVIKADGLAAGKGVIVAMTLAEAEDAVRDMLAGNAFGEAGSRVVIEEFLDGEEASFIVMVDGKNVLPMATSQDHKRVGDGDTGPNTGGMGAYSPAPVVTADVHQRVMDLVIWPTVRGMAEEGNVYTGFLYAGLMIDKAGNPKVIEFNCRFGDPETQPVMLRLQSSLVLLVEAALAQALDKVEAQWDPRPSLGIVLAAGGYPGDYAKGTVIQGLDAAAKLEGKVFHAGTALNQAGEVVTSGGRVLCATAMGDTVEAAQHKAYELAKAIEWEGCFYRNDIGYRAIARERGEPQE; encoded by the coding sequence ATGAATGTTTTGATCATTGGCAGCGGTGGCCGCGAACACGCACTGGCCTGGAAAGTAGCTCAGGACCCACGTGTCGCCAAAGTATTCGTTGCCCCGGGCAACGCCGGCACCGCCATTGAAGCCAAATGCGAGAACGTCGCCATCGACGTGCTGGCCCTTGAGCAACTGGCAGACTTTGCCGAGAAAAACGTTTCCCTGACCATCGTGGGCCCGGAAGTCCCGCTGGTTGCCGGTGTGGTTGACCTGTTCCGCTCCCGTGGCCTGGACTGCTTCGGCCCGACCGCTGGCGCTGCCCAGCTGGAAGGCTCCAAGGCGTTCACCAAAGACTTCCTGGCGCGTCACAAGATCCCGACCGCCGACTACCAGAACTTCACCGAAATCGAACCGGCTCTGGCTTACCTGCAGAAAGTCGGCGCGCCGATCGTGATCAAGGCTGACGGCCTGGCCGCAGGTAAAGGCGTTATCGTCGCCATGACCCTGGCCGAAGCCGAAGACGCCGTGCGTGACATGCTCGCAGGCAACGCCTTTGGCGAAGCCGGCTCGCGCGTGGTGATCGAAGAGTTCCTCGACGGCGAAGAAGCCAGCTTTATCGTGATGGTCGACGGCAAGAACGTATTGCCGATGGCCACCAGCCAGGACCACAAGCGTGTCGGCGACGGCGACACCGGCCCGAACACCGGAGGCATGGGCGCTTACTCTCCTGCCCCGGTGGTCACCGCTGACGTTCATCAGCGCGTCATGGACCTGGTCATCTGGCCAACCGTGCGTGGCATGGCCGAAGAAGGCAACGTCTACACCGGTTTCCTGTACGCAGGGCTGATGATCGACAAGGCCGGTAACCCGAAAGTGATCGAGTTCAACTGCCGCTTCGGCGATCCGGAAACCCAACCGGTGATGCTGCGCCTGCAATCGAGCCTGGTACTGCTGGTTGAAGCGGCTCTGGCTCAAGCGCTGGACAAGGTTGAAGCGCAATGGGATCCGCGCCCGAGCCTGGGTATCGTGCTTGCCGCCGGCGGCTACCCTGGCGATTACGCCAAAGGTACTGTCATCCAGGGTCTGGACGCAGCCGCCAAGCTGGAAGGCAAAGTGTTCCATGCCGGCACTGCACTCAATCAAGCCGGTGAGGTGGTGACCTCGGGGGGTCGCGTGTTGTGCGCAACCGCCATGGGCGACACCGTAGAAGCGGCACAGCACAAGGCTTACGAGCTGGCCAAGGCCATCGAGTGGGAGGGTTGCTTCTACCGTAACGATATCGGCTACCGTGCCATTGCTCGCGAACGTGGTGAACCTCAGGAGTAA
- a CDS encoding response regulator encodes MRWLRIAIAFTAALLATVLGMMPAQAATATSWSVLSDPQASLQLSDVRSPRLSSQFSPVDLDRIGAAEPGEALWLRVRLQPDKHEQILRLFAPDLARLDMYVFDDQKLISEINTGSALPTNRKPVPSSDYLLPLPQSAEPLDVYLRMVSDHQLRPHITLDTAVMLAASQSKPLLYGLLLGCMTMLLLHNIVRFAFSRSPSSLWLAICEALLMASSVLFLNLLDPWLGQWHSLQTPGAYLTLLLTAPCGLMFTYSFFASRGAHRLLKLLLLDILIIALGGLLLLFIDNLPLNLITYALVGLASVSILAVSVYHWQKGYKPARMFAMAMVIFNIGTLVILPALLGLTLIAPQELVLALMCVVCISGLLMSFALSERNRSITQAQFSISRELAASTAEVNAKAEFLSKISHEIRTPMNGVLGMTELLLGTPLSVKQRDYVQTIHSAGNELLTLINEILDISKLESGQIELDDVQFDLNALIEDCLSISRTKAEQQNVELISFIQPQVPRVISGDPTRLRQTLLSLLESSLKKTDEGEILIVVALEERNGPPRLRIAIQDSGQPMDEQERDALLHAELHSKNFLAATRLGGHLGLVIARQLIMLMGGEFGIKSGQTTGSNLWLTLPLDPQHLEHPTSDLDSPLKGARVLVVDDNDTCRKVLVQQCSAWGLNVSAAASGKEALALLRTKAHLRDYFDIVLLDQNMPGMTGMQLAAKIKEDPSLNHDILLVMLTGISNAPSKIIARNCGIKRILAKPVAGYTLKTTLADELTQRNKGHAAAQTTANGPAAVAVSVPGDFRILVAEDNNISTKVIRGMLGKLNLNPDTACNGAEALKAMKTQRYDLVLMDCEMPVLDGFSATEQLRAWEVSHQRVRTPVVALTAHILTEHKERARQAGMDGHMSKPVELSQLRELVEFWVEQRELRQSRTQLS; translated from the coding sequence GTGCGCTGGCTCAGGATCGCCATAGCTTTTACCGCCGCCCTACTGGCCACTGTGCTTGGCATGATGCCTGCGCAAGCCGCTACAGCGACCAGTTGGTCTGTTCTGTCAGACCCGCAGGCCAGCCTGCAACTGAGCGATGTACGCTCCCCTCGCCTGTCCAGCCAGTTCAGCCCTGTCGACCTTGACCGCATTGGTGCTGCTGAACCCGGCGAAGCCTTGTGGCTGCGCGTACGCCTGCAACCCGACAAGCACGAGCAGATCCTGCGGCTGTTTGCCCCTGACCTGGCGCGCCTGGACATGTATGTATTCGATGATCAAAAACTGATCAGCGAAATCAACACCGGCTCGGCATTGCCCACCAACCGCAAACCGGTGCCCAGCAGTGACTACCTGCTGCCCCTGCCGCAAAGCGCCGAACCGCTGGATGTTTACCTGCGCATGGTCTCTGACCACCAGCTGCGCCCCCACATTACTCTCGACACTGCCGTGATGCTGGCCGCCAGCCAGAGCAAGCCCCTGCTCTATGGCCTGTTGCTGGGCTGCATGACGATGCTGTTGCTGCACAACATTGTGCGCTTTGCCTTCAGCCGCTCACCCAGCAGCCTGTGGCTGGCGATCTGCGAAGCATTGCTCATGGCCAGTTCAGTGTTGTTCCTGAACCTGCTCGACCCCTGGCTGGGGCAGTGGCACAGCCTGCAAACCCCGGGCGCCTACCTGACACTGCTGCTGACCGCCCCGTGCGGGCTGATGTTCACCTATAGTTTTTTCGCGAGTCGCGGTGCCCATCGGCTGCTCAAACTGCTGCTGCTGGACATTCTTATTATCGCCCTCGGTGGCCTGTTGCTGCTGTTTATCGACAACCTGCCGCTAAACCTCATTACCTATGCCCTGGTCGGACTGGCAAGTGTCAGCATTCTGGCCGTATCGGTTTACCACTGGCAAAAGGGCTACAAACCGGCACGCATGTTTGCCATGGCGATGGTGATTTTCAATATCGGCACCCTGGTGATTCTCCCGGCGCTGCTGGGCCTGACCCTCATCGCACCGCAGGAGCTGGTGCTGGCGCTGATGTGCGTGGTGTGCATCAGCGGCTTGCTGATGAGCTTCGCCCTGAGCGAACGCAACCGCAGCATCACCCAGGCCCAGTTCAGCATCAGCCGCGAACTGGCGGCCAGCACGGCCGAAGTCAATGCCAAGGCCGAGTTCCTGTCCAAGATCAGCCATGAAATCCGCACCCCCATGAACGGCGTGCTGGGCATGACCGAGCTGCTGCTGGGCACACCGCTTTCGGTCAAGCAGCGCGACTACGTACAGACCATCCACAGCGCCGGTAATGAGCTGCTGACGCTGATCAACGAAATCCTCGACATCTCCAAGCTTGAGTCAGGGCAGATCGAACTGGATGACGTGCAGTTCGACCTCAATGCCCTGATCGAGGATTGCCTGAGCATCTCCCGCACCAAGGCCGAACAGCAGAACGTCGAACTCATCAGCTTTATCCAGCCACAAGTGCCACGGGTGATCAGCGGCGACCCCACACGCCTGCGCCAGACCCTGCTCAGCCTGCTCGAAAGCTCCCTGAAAAAGACCGACGAGGGTGAGATCCTGATCGTCGTGGCCCTTGAGGAGCGCAATGGCCCGCCACGCTTGCGCATTGCCATCCAGGACTCCGGCCAGCCGATGGATGAGCAGGAGCGTGACGCCCTGTTGCACGCCGAACTGCACAGCAAGAACTTCCTTGCCGCAACCCGCCTTGGCGGCCACCTGGGGCTGGTGATCGCCCGCCAGCTGATCATGCTGATGGGCGGCGAATTCGGCATAAAGTCCGGTCAAACCACCGGCAGCAACCTGTGGCTGACCCTGCCCCTGGACCCGCAACACCTGGAACACCCAACCTCGGACCTCGACAGCCCGCTCAAAGGCGCGCGGGTACTGGTGGTGGACGACAACGACACCTGCCGCAAAGTGCTGGTGCAGCAATGCTCCGCCTGGGGCTTGAATGTCAGCGCCGCCGCCTCGGGCAAGGAAGCCCTGGCCTTGCTGCGCACCAAGGCGCACTTGCGAGACTACTTCGACATCGTCCTGCTGGACCAGAACATGCCCGGCATGACCGGCATGCAACTGGCCGCCAAGATCAAGGAAGACCCGAGCCTGAACCACGACATCCTGCTGGTCATGCTCACCGGTATCAGTAATGCCCCTAGCAAGATCATTGCGCGTAACTGCGGGATCAAGCGCATCCTCGCCAAGCCGGTGGCCGGCTACACCCTCAAGACCACCCTGGCGGACGAACTGACCCAGCGCAACAAAGGCCATGCCGCCGCACAAACCACCGCCAATGGCCCCGCTGCCGTTGCGGTCTCCGTGCCCGGCGACTTCCGCATTCTGGTGGCCGAAGACAACAACATCTCGACCAAGGTTATCCGCGGCATGCTGGGCAAGCTCAACCTGAACCCGGACACGGCCTGCAATGGTGCCGAAGCGCTCAAGGCGATGAAGACCCAGCGCTATGACCTGGTGCTGATGGACTGTGAAATGCCGGTACTCGACGGATTTTCCGCCACCGAGCAGTTGCGCGCCTGGGAAGTCAGCCACCAGCGGGTACGAACTCCGGTTGTCGCCCTGACCGCCCACATCCTTACCGAACACAAGGAACGCGCCCGGCAGGCCGGTATGGACGGGCATATGTCCAAACCCGTGGAGCTGTCGCAACTGCGCGAACTGGTGGAGTTTTGGGTCGAACAACGTGAGCTGCGTCAATCCCGTACGCAACTGTCCTAA
- a CDS encoding MarC family protein, with protein MLHVLFSVYLKMLVLYSPFFVLSCFISLTRGYSNKERRRLAWKVALATLISSVLLYLFGRTIFSVFGITVDAFRIGAGSVLFISALGMAQGKSAVQTDNVQQDVTIVPLTIPLTVGPGTIGALLVMGVSQPHWDDKLMAIVSIALASLTVGVVLYLSNRIERILGEQGLQIVSRLMGLFVCALAAQIIFTGIRGYMVP; from the coding sequence ATGCTCCATGTGCTGTTCAGTGTGTACTTGAAGATGCTGGTGCTTTACAGCCCGTTTTTCGTGCTGTCGTGCTTTATCAGCCTGACCCGGGGTTACTCGAACAAGGAACGCCGCCGGCTGGCCTGGAAAGTGGCCCTGGCCACGCTGATCTCCAGTGTATTGCTGTACCTGTTCGGGCGCACGATCTTCAGCGTCTTCGGCATCACCGTCGATGCATTCCGCATCGGTGCCGGCAGCGTGCTGTTTATCTCGGCGCTGGGCATGGCCCAAGGCAAGTCTGCGGTGCAAACAGACAATGTGCAGCAGGACGTGACGATTGTGCCCTTGACCATCCCGCTCACTGTCGGGCCCGGCACGATCGGTGCGTTGCTGGTCATGGGTGTCAGCCAGCCCCACTGGGATGACAAGCTGATGGCGATTGTCAGTATTGCCCTGGCCAGCCTGACGGTGGGCGTGGTGCTTTACCTGTCCAACCGCATCGAACGGATTCTCGGTGAGCAGGGCTTGCAGATCGTCAGCCGCCTGATGGGCCTGTTTGTCTGCGCCCTTGCAGCGCAGATCATCTTTACCGGGATCAGGGGCTATATGGTCCCCTGA
- the cobJ gene encoding precorrin-3B C(17)-methyltransferase, producing MSRPAPAIVILGNGSLDTARRIQQLLPGASVLGLAGRVDGGDRSYSDFGDTLRQLYQQDTPIIALCAAGIVIRTLAPLLLEKGAEPPVLAVAEDASAVVPLLGGLGGVNDLARVIAAGLGIAPAITTSGELRFGTCLLNPPAGYVLADLELGKRFVSDLLAGESVRIEGDAPWLARAQLPESGQARLAIHVGSAERLPVADELLIYSRNVLAQVCAEVSPQSILESLYQAGLARQSLACIVAPETLMASAALRETALELAVPLRFVGSDAALLPVAWCEPGNGVVLGVAAAPLEPETIGRARGRLAVIGLGPGAAELMVPAVKAELARANDVLGYETYVRMAGPFRDDQVMHCTDNREEMQRARHAFELAAQGRSVVVVSSGDPGVFAMAAAVLEALHESVDPQWHSVDLEILPGVSASLATAAQAGAPLGHDFCVMSLSDNLKPWSIIEKRLDLACEADLALAFYNPISRSRPWQLGVALDIVRRHRTPQTPVVLGRDIGRPGQTLRTLTLGELTPEQVDMRTMVLVGSSTTCTFARADGMQWVYTPRWYGEKP from the coding sequence TTGAGTCGCCCGGCACCGGCCATTGTCATTCTGGGCAATGGCAGCCTGGACACTGCACGCCGTATCCAGCAGTTGCTGCCCGGCGCTTCTGTCCTCGGGCTGGCAGGGCGGGTAGACGGCGGTGATCGCAGTTACAGCGATTTCGGCGACACCCTGCGTCAGCTTTATCAGCAGGACACACCGATTATTGCGCTATGCGCTGCGGGTATTGTGATCCGCACGCTGGCGCCGTTGCTGCTGGAAAAAGGCGCCGAGCCACCGGTACTGGCGGTTGCCGAAGACGCCAGCGCGGTGGTGCCGTTGCTGGGCGGGCTGGGTGGGGTGAATGATCTGGCGCGGGTCATTGCGGCGGGTCTGGGCATTGCTCCGGCGATCACCACCAGCGGCGAACTGCGCTTTGGCACCTGTCTGCTCAATCCGCCTGCGGGCTATGTGCTGGCCGATCTGGAGCTGGGCAAACGCTTTGTTTCGGACCTGCTGGCCGGCGAATCAGTACGTATCGAAGGCGATGCGCCTTGGCTGGCGCGGGCGCAACTGCCCGAAAGCGGGCAGGCGCGTCTGGCGATCCATGTGGGCAGCGCCGAGCGCCTGCCAGTGGCAGACGAGTTGCTGATTTATTCGCGCAATGTACTGGCGCAGGTGTGTGCCGAGGTTTCGCCACAGTCAATCCTCGAATCGTTGTACCAGGCCGGGCTGGCACGTCAGTCGCTGGCGTGCATCGTCGCACCGGAAACCTTGATGGCCAGTGCAGCGCTGCGTGAAACGGCCCTTGAGCTGGCGGTGCCGTTGCGGTTTGTGGGCAGCGATGCAGCGTTGCTGCCTGTTGCCTGGTGTGAACCGGGCAATGGCGTGGTGCTGGGTGTTGCCGCGGCGCCGCTGGAACCTGAAACGATTGGCCGGGCCCGTGGCCGTCTGGCTGTAATTGGCCTGGGCCCCGGCGCTGCCGAACTGATGGTGCCTGCGGTCAAGGCCGAGCTGGCGCGGGCCAATGATGTGCTGGGTTATGAAACCTATGTGCGTATGGCCGGCCCGTTCCGCGACGATCAGGTGATGCATTGCACCGATAACCGCGAAGAGATGCAGCGTGCCCGCCACGCCTTCGAGCTGGCGGCGCAGGGGCGTTCGGTGGTGGTGGTGTCTTCGGGGGACCCTGGGGTTTTTGCCATGGCCGCGGCCGTGCTCGAAGCCTTGCATGAGTCTGTGGACCCGCAGTGGCACAGCGTCGATCTGGAGATCCTGCCGGGTGTGTCAGCTTCACTGGCAACGGCCGCGCAGGCCGGGGCGCCGCTGGGGCATGACTTCTGCGTGATGTCGCTGTCGGACAACCTCAAGCCGTGGAGCATTATTGAGAAGCGTCTGGACCTGGCTTGCGAGGCGGATCTGGCGTTGGCGTTCTACAACCCGATTTCCCGTTCACGGCCATGGCAGCTGGGCGTTGCGCTGGATATCGTCAGGCGCCATCGCACGCCGCAAACGCCGGTGGTGCTGGGTCGTGACATTGGCCGTCCGGGCCAGACCCTGCGCACCCTGACCCTGGGCGAGTTGACCCCGGAGCAGGTGGATATGCGCACCATGGTGCTGGTGGGGTCGTCGACGACGTGCACCTTTGCCCGTGCTGACGGCATGCAATGGGTGTACACGCCGCGCTGGTATGGCGAAAAACCCTGA
- a CDS encoding precorrin-2 C(20)-methyltransferase, producing MAQPGRLIGLGVGPGDPELITVKALRLLRESPVVAYFVAKGKKGNAFGIIEAHLQDAQTQMPLVYPVTTEVLPEPLSYEQVISDFYDQAAVEVAVHLDAGRDVAVICEGDPFFYGSYMYLHDRLAQRFEAQVVPGVCSMLGGASVLGVPLVYRNQSLSVLSGVLPHEELKSRLAVADAAVIMKLGRNFHKVREVLGELGLAERALYVERATMSNQKIVPLNEVEPMSSPYFSLIIVPGERWQG from the coding sequence ATGGCGCAACCAGGACGTTTGATCGGTTTGGGCGTAGGCCCCGGCGACCCTGAGCTGATCACGGTTAAAGCCCTGCGCCTGCTGCGCGAATCGCCGGTGGTGGCGTATTTCGTGGCCAAGGGCAAGAAGGGCAATGCGTTCGGCATCATCGAAGCCCATCTGCAAGACGCGCAAACCCAGATGCCGCTGGTGTACCCGGTGACCACCGAGGTGTTGCCGGAGCCGTTGTCCTACGAGCAGGTGATCAGTGATTTCTACGATCAGGCTGCGGTTGAAGTGGCCGTGCATCTGGATGCCGGCCGTGATGTGGCAGTGATCTGCGAAGGTGATCCGTTCTTCTACGGCTCCTATATGTACCTGCACGACCGTCTGGCCCAGCGTTTTGAAGCACAAGTGGTACCGGGCGTGTGCTCGATGCTGGGCGGCGCTTCGGTATTGGGCGTGCCGTTGGTGTATCGCAACCAGAGCCTGTCGGTGCTCTCGGGTGTGCTGCCCCACGAAGAACTCAAGTCGCGGCTGGCGGTTGCCGATGCGGCAGTGATCATGAAGCTGGGGCGCAACTTTCATAAAGTGCGCGAAGTGCTGGGCGAGCTGGGGCTGGCCGAGCGGGCGTTGTATGTCGAGCGCGCCACCATGAGCAATCAGAAGATCGTGCCGCTCAATGAAGTGGAACCGATGTCTTCGCCGTATTTCTCGCTGATTATCGTCCCAGGCGAAAGGTGGCAGGGTTGA
- a CDS encoding precorrin-8X methylmutase: MIDYIRDGQEIYRNSFAIIRAEANLDSIPADLEKLAVRVIHACGMVDAIEDLRFSPGAGKAGRDALAAGAAILCDARMVSEGVTRTRLPANNPVICTLREEGVPELALEKGNTRSAVALEHWRPYLEGSVVVIGNAPTALFYLLEMIDAGAPKPALILGFPVGFVGAAESKAMLAADSRGVPFVIMQGRRGGSAMAAAAVNALATEIE; encoded by the coding sequence ATGATTGATTACATCCGCGATGGTCAAGAGATCTATCGCAATTCGTTCGCCATTATTCGTGCCGAGGCCAACCTCGACAGCATCCCGGCGGATCTCGAAAAACTGGCCGTGCGTGTGATCCACGCCTGCGGCATGGTCGATGCCATTGAAGACCTGCGTTTTTCGCCGGGTGCCGGCAAGGCCGGGCGTGATGCGCTGGCGGCAGGTGCTGCCATTCTGTGCGATGCGCGGATGGTTTCCGAAGGCGTCACCCGTACCCGTTTGCCGGCCAACAACCCGGTGATCTGCACCCTGCGCGAAGAAGGCGTACCTGAGCTGGCGCTGGAGAAGGGCAACACCCGTTCGGCGGTGGCCCTTGAGCATTGGCGCCCGTACCTGGAAGGCAGTGTGGTGGTGATTGGAAACGCGCCCACCGCGCTGTTTTACCTGCTGGAAATGATCGATGCCGGCGCTCCCAAGCCGGCACTGATCCTGGGCTTCCCGGTGGGCTTTGTCGGCGCCGCGGAATCCAAGGCCATGCTTGCGGCAGACAGCCGTGGCGTGCCGTTTGTGATCATGCAAGGCCGCCGTGGCGGTAGTGCGATGGCGGCTGCGGCCGTCAACGCCCTGGCCACGGAGATCGAATAA
- the cobG gene encoding precorrin-3B synthase encodes MNLPPELSVTTPVRPSACPGLLRIVQAMDGGICRVKLDGGAINADQARTVADVAQRYASGVIEATNRGNLQIRGVGPQHSALIAPLLAAGLGPATAAGDDVRNLMLSPSAGIDLQMHIDTWPLARQILASLQSTPRFTELSAKFAVQLDGGEALAMLEHPHDLWLSAFVRNGQTLLAFGLAGCPAHDCALAAVPVEYGHELVLAVLMQFLDLARPEQTRMRHLLEEVTTESFVGQLAQRISVALLPAGDWQCRAISASMHLGIWPQQAPGRVYIGGAPALGRLDAAMLTGLAELAERYGDGTLRFTPWQSVLLPNIAAAQAAAVMSQLMVLGLIVEAGNPLAHLVACTGSSACAKGLADTKHDARQLAALLPKPLNIHLTGCQRSCAAAHVAPVTLLAVAPGHYDLYLRTPEHAGFGVLRERNLTIEAAGAWLEARQWSNTDD; translated from the coding sequence TTGAACTTGCCACCTGAACTTTCTGTCACGACGCCTGTGCGCCCCTCGGCTTGCCCGGGGTTACTGCGTATCGTCCAGGCAATGGATGGCGGTATCTGTCGGGTCAAGCTGGATGGCGGCGCGATTAACGCCGATCAGGCTCGCACGGTGGCAGATGTGGCTCAGCGGTATGCCAGTGGTGTGATCGAAGCGACCAACCGTGGCAATTTGCAAATCCGTGGTGTGGGGCCGCAGCACAGTGCATTGATTGCGCCCTTGCTGGCGGCCGGGCTTGGGCCTGCTACTGCCGCCGGTGACGACGTGCGCAACTTGATGCTCAGCCCGAGTGCCGGCATTGATCTGCAGATGCATATCGATACGTGGCCGCTGGCCCGGCAGATACTGGCCAGCCTGCAAAGCACGCCAAGGTTCACCGAGCTGTCGGCCAAGTTCGCCGTGCAACTGGATGGCGGCGAGGCCCTGGCCATGCTGGAGCATCCGCATGATCTGTGGTTGTCGGCATTTGTGCGTAATGGCCAGACGCTGTTGGCTTTTGGCCTGGCCGGGTGCCCGGCGCACGATTGCGCGTTGGCAGCCGTACCCGTGGAGTACGGGCATGAGCTGGTGTTGGCCGTGCTGATGCAGTTTCTGGATCTGGCGCGACCTGAGCAAACCCGCATGCGTCATCTGCTGGAGGAGGTCACCACTGAGTCATTTGTCGGGCAGCTGGCACAGCGAATCAGCGTGGCACTGTTGCCTGCTGGCGACTGGCAGTGCAGGGCCATCTCGGCGTCCATGCACCTCGGCATTTGGCCACAGCAAGCGCCTGGTCGGGTCTATATCGGCGGGGCGCCGGCACTGGGGCGGCTGGATGCGGCGATGCTCACGGGGTTGGCCGAGCTGGCCGAGCGCTACGGCGATGGCACTTTACGGTTCACGCCATGGCAGAGCGTCTTGTTGCCCAACATAGCGGCCGCTCAGGCCGCTGCGGTGATGAGCCAGTTGATGGTGCTCGGCTTGATCGTAGAGGCTGGCAACCCGCTGGCGCATCTGGTGGCCTGTACCGGCTCCAGTGCCTGTGCCAAAGGGCTGGCCGACACGAAGCATGATGCCCGTCAGTTGGCCGCGTTGCTGCCAAAGCCTTTGAATATTCACCTGACCGGCTGCCAGCGCTCCTGCGCGGCAGCCCACGTCGCGCCGGTCACTTTACTGGCCGTGGCGCCCGGTCATTACGACCTCTATTTACGCACCCCGGAGCACGCCGGTTTCGGTGTTCTGCGCGAGCGCAATCTTACAATTGAAGCGGCGGGCGCCTGGCTTGAGGCCCGCCAATGGAGCAACACCGATGATTGA